The Camelina sativa cultivar DH55 chromosome 14, Cs, whole genome shotgun sequence genome includes a window with the following:
- the LOC104739402 gene encoding cyclin-dependent protein kinase inhibitor SMR2, which translates to MSKVLEPLEEEKTVEEKPRNQEEQEEEEDHHQETSKKEELLESLCTPTSSDHKIPEVETCPPPPRKRPREVCLKKKKRLSKDLRFFEATDVGSQEVETLFVHEPNHVRKKRRSNSA; encoded by the coding sequence ATGTCTAAGGTTCTCGAACccctagaagaagaaaagacggTAGAGGAGAAACCCAGAAaccaagaagaacaagaagaagaagaagatcatcatcAAGAGACATCGAAGAAAGAAGAGCTGTTGGAATCTCTGTGTACACCAACGTCAAGTGATCACAAGATTCCCGAAGTGGAAACATGTCCTCCACCGCCAAGAAAGCGACCGCGTGAGGTTTgtctgaaaaagaagaaaagattgtCCAAAGATCTTCGGTTCTTCGAAGCCACCGACGTCGGAAGCCAAGAGGTAGAGACTTTATTTGTTCACGAACCAAACCATGTCCGTAAGAAACGGAGGAGTAATAGTGCCTGA
- the LOC104739401 gene encoding histone H2B.2-like produces the protein MAPRKPKVVSVTKKKKVVEETVKVTVTEGEDPNVTTEITENDQETQDLTFSIPVGENVTTVEIPVEVPVERSPQPPETPASTSEGTVKKKANKVEEKKKKKKKRDDLAGDEYRRYVYKVLKQVHPELGITSKAMTVVNMFMGDMFERIAQEAARLGDYTKRRTLSSREIESAVRLVLPGELSRHAVAEGSKAINNYVAYDSRKRWF, from the coding sequence ATGGCACCGAGAAAACCAAAGGTGGTTTCcgtgacgaagaagaagaaagtagtgGAGGAGACAGTCAAAGTTACTGTCACGGAAGGAGAAGATCCTAATGTGACCACAGAGATCACAGAGAACGATCAAGAGACGCAAGATCTCACTTTCTCCATTCCCGTCGGAGAAAACGTTACTACGGTTGAGATTCCGGTGGAGGTTCCAGTTGAACGGTCACCTCAGCCGCCGGAAACTCCCGCATCCACGAGTGAAGGCACCGTGAAGAAGAAGGCTAATAAGgtcgaggagaagaagaagaagaagaagaagagagatgatttGGCGGGTGATGAGTATAGGAGATATGTGTATAAGGTGTTGAAGCAGGTGCATCCTGAGTTAGGGATAACGTCGAAGGCCATGACGGTGGTGAACATGTTCATGGGAGATATGTTCGAAAGGATAGCGCAGGAGGCGGCGAGGTTAGGCGATTATACTAAGCGGAGGACCTTGTCGTCAAGGGAGATCGAATCAGCGGTTAGGCTGGTTCTGCCTGGTGAGCTTAGCCGCCATGCCGTCGCTGAAGGCTCTAAAGCTATTAATAACTATGTTGCTTATGATAGTAGGAAACGTTGGTTTTGA